TAAGCTGACCTTGTGAGATAGCCTGCATCATATCGGATACTGATACCATTAAGTGCTGAACACTGGTCAAATAATGATTAAAACTTCGTCCTACTCGACCTATCTCATCTTGGCTTAACGACTCGGTGCGAATGGAAAGACTGCCATTTTCAGCCGCAAAATCCATTTTATCGGTCATTTGTTTTAAGGGTCTTAAAATCGAAAACTTTAGACGTCCGAACACTTGAATCAACAACAAAATAAAGCCACCGGACATGGCTGCTTGCGCAACATAAATCATAAAATAACTGTCACTTAACACACGGTTCAAAATAGTCATGGGTTCGGCAATCATATGTGCACCGATAATTTGGCCGTTTTGGTCGGTTATTTTTTCAAGTATAATTAAATGATCATCATGAATCAGATAACCTATATCAAGAATTTGATTTAGATTTAAGCCTTGCATAAGCTGGGCTATTTGCTGGTCCAGGCTTGTGTCGTTATTAGGTATCAACGAAAGGTTGTTCGTTTGGGCTAATAAGCTGGCATAAAGTCGGTCCCCTGCGTTTTCCATGGTGGCGACATGGCTAAGTGGCATTGACATCACCACCGCTCCTAAAATACGCTCACCAAATGGCACAGGTACCACGGCTCTTACATAACCTTGGCCCTGCTCAAACACAATTTCCATTAATGGCTTAGTGGGCAAACGTTGCAAACTTATCGGCGCACCCGCCTGAGTCTGCTGTATTAACTGTTCATCATAGATCGCCAAACCCATGCCTGACAGACCGGCCGTTTCAACATAATGTTGATAGTTAACCTGAATGATTTGCCAAAGCACAACCTGTTGCTTATCTGATAACCCATAAATGACGGCTGAGTTACTGGCAATACCAACCGCATTCGTCAAGGCAATCGTACCCACGCCTTGAATCTCTGAAGCGAGGTTATTCTGCAACACCTCATAACGCTCAACCACTGCACTTTGAAATAAATCATCCGCAACACTTTGTAGGTAAAATTGCAGCAAGACACTCCACGTCACCGCCATAATCACCAAAGGAATCATAATTTGCTTTAGGATGCTTTTCTTTGGAAGCGGACTCCATTTGGCAATTTTTTCTCGCCAGGGCGTGGTAATTACACCTTGGCGTAAAATCACTTTACCTGCTTTTACTTGTTGATAGGACTGTTCAATTTTGGGAATCAGCTCACGTGCAACGGGCGTGCGCACGGATTTATAACCCACACAATCGCCTTTTTTAAAAACCGGAGCTATATTGGCTTCAACCCAATAATAATCGCCATTTTTGCAACGGTTTTTTAGATATTGATGCCAAGCTTCGCCCTGCTTAAGCTGACTCCACAAGTCTTCAAACCAACGCTCTGGCACATCAGGATGACGAATAATATTATGCGGCTGCCCAATCAACTCCTCTAAACTATAGCCGCTCACTTCAACAAACGCAGCATTCGCTGAGGTAATATTGCCCTGTAAGTCAGTCTCTGAAACCAATGACATCCCATCAGCGATAAGGCGTTCATTCGATGTGACCGGAAGGTTTTGTTTCATTTTATTCCCGTTATTCTCTAAACTTTTTAATTTAGCGCGTTAAAAACGCAGGCGTTGTCTTAGCTCTTGCTCCAGCTTTTTCTTCGCTTCTTCTTCAGCCTGTTTCTTTTCAGCTTCAAGTTTTGCTCGCTCTTGATCTAATTTTTCACGCGCTGCCGCTTCCACTTTATCGAGCTCGTCTCTGGCACGCTGACGCAATGCCTGCTCGGCTTCTTTCGCTTGGGCTTGGGCATAGGCTTCAATATCATTGATATGTGCAGCCACTTCTCGAACCTTTTCCTCATCCACACCCAGCGCGATAACACGCTGTTCAAGTGAGGCTTGGTACACCGCCAATTCCGCTCTTAACTTTTGCTCCAAATCCTGCTTTAACTGCGCTAATTCTTGCTGAAAAACCTGCTTAAAGCCGGATGTTAAATGGCGGTCTAAATCGGATGAAGCCGAAAACCGAGGGGCATAAATTCGCCCACTCAGCCCCGCTTCTACCTTAAAGGCATTAATGCTTTCAAACGCAGGGGCCATATAACGTTGGACATCGCGAGAGGTTGCCTCAGATAAGTCAAACCGTGTGTTTTGGTAGTCAAATATCAAGGCGACATCCATCCGTCGAACACCTTCAAAGCTGGCTTCGGCACTGAATTGGTTTTGCGCTTCGGTGATCTTAATCGGCAAACGGCTTGAGTCACTCAAACGCCAATCCTTAATTTGATAATCAGCCCAGTTAGCCTTAACCTGCGTTATTACCCTTTGTGAACCAAGGTTAGTCGATTGACCTTCAAGAATTAGCGGGTTAGCTTGTGTCTGCGGACGCGCTGAAACATTAAATCGAACCGGTTTTTGGCTAAACGCATGGTCAAAATTAACATCTCGAACGTGCGCAACTAAATCGCCCCAATTGAGCTTACCATCAAAATCAATCCGCTTAATCATAAACTTGGGCTGCGGATCAAATTCAACAAACGCAATAGTCTCACCTTGTGAGCGCGGTGGTTTAGTTGATTTAGGTGGCTGTGCCTTGGCTTGGTCAGCACGATATTGTTCAACCCAAGCAATCAGCGGCTGGGCTTTTCTATACCAATCCAGCGCAAGGTCTAGCTTTTCTTGAACTGTTTCACCAAACAGCAAGTAAGTGATATTGGACAGGCCCTCTTCATCAAATGAGTAGGTCGCCATTATGCGATTAACGTCTTGTCTGGGCATATCCACCAGATCACCCATACCTTGGCGCAGATCGCGAGTCTGATTTCGCACAAAGTTTTGCGCATCACGAATCGCTAGCTTGTCTTGTACCCAGCGTTGTTGCAGTGTTTTTAATGCCTCTTGTCGCTGTTTTAAATCCTCCAAATCACGCACTGAACCATCAAATAGTCGATCAATATCAATTTTATACTGTTTGAGCTGTTCTTCGCGCGGCAAACGCTGTTCAATAGCCTTCCACTGTTCAGCCGCTTGCTCAGACTGGTCTTTGAGAGCGCTTGCCAACGCTAAGGTTTCAAGACGTTCACGCGCCAATATTTCATCTATACCAGGTAAGTTCACACTTGGCAAATTAAACACACCCCCCTCTCGACCCTCTTCAAGCACTGGCTTAATCGGTTTAAGGGGTAGCGCTCCACTGGTTTTTCGCGGAACATCCAACGCTAAACCTTGTAGACGTAAGTCTTCAACCACAAACCGTTTGACTACTAGGTGATAAAGGTTGACTGTAAGAGTAATATCATCAATCACAAAGAGATTTTGCATCGGCTGCTCAGGATCGGTGACCGCTAGTTTTTCAATCCGAATGCCTAATGGGTTAAAACTAAAACCTAGCTGTTGAATTTCTACTTTTGCGCCCCAGGCTTGCGAGGCTAGGTTTTCAACTTTATTTTTCAACATCAGGCTCGATAGTAAATACCCCAGTGCAAACAGGCCGCCCAGAATAACAATCAATAACACGATACCCGACCAACGAATCCAGCCCTTAGGGCTTTTGGGGCTTTTCGGCGTTTTTTTAGTTTTGTTTACAGTCGGCTCTTCAGCCTGCTTTGAGGCATTAGCCTGGTGTGTATTAGGTTGCACTACGTCACTCACTTAATAAACCTCGATGCAAATGCGGCTTTATCCGATGCTTTAAGCACTTGAACAATTTTGAATTTATTCACCCAAACCAAAAAACGTTGACGATAAATCCGAATCATCACCCAACTAAACACAAAGAATAACGGTGCAAAGCAATAGGCAAACACCACGCTGCCCATCACAATCGTGTTATTAAAATTAAGAAAGCGCCAAAAGGCATCGTTGTACCACTGAGTCCAAAGTTCAAGCAAACTCGGATGCGACAATACCCAAAGTCCGAACTGGTGGAACAAAGGGTCAAAGGCATAAGCAAAACCGGTAAAAATCGCCCAAGAAACCAATACGCCGGCCAAGTTAACTCGCAATATAAAAATGAGCAATAACGTTAGAATGGTGTGCGGTGAAAAAAAAGGCGTTAAGCCCAAGAGCATTCCCAGCGTCAGCGACATGGCAATTTGTCCTGGATATTGGTTCGCATTTAGCGCTTTAAAAAGTTGTATCAACGTACCCATCTGCTTTATACCCTATTCAAACAACATGATTAATAAAACCATTCTAAGATAAATCCATACAAAATCAATTTAATATGCTTATCGCACCACCAGATTAAGTGTCAATTCAACATCTGTGGATCAATGTCTAGATGCCAACGCACTTTCGACGCGCTGGGTAATGCGTAAATATCCGCCTCAACCGCTGACAACCAAGCCTGCAGGCTGCGCCGCTGGTCAGATTGAAGCAATAAATGATAACGGTAACGCCCCTGTCTTCGCTCCATAGGAGCCGACACCGGTCCCCATACCTCACAGGGCGTTGCCACCGCGATCGCCAATAACAAGCTCTTAATTTGTGCTAAAAAGTCCAGCGCATGCTGCGGATCAAACGATTCAGCTCGAATCAGTATTTGAAAACCATAGGGTGGAAGCTGCGTCGCTTTACGTTCTGCTAGCGCTTGGCGTGCAAACGCCTGATACCCCTGTGCGACCAGTGTACGCAATAACGGGTGTTCAGGATGGTGAGTTTGAATCAACACCTCACCTTTACGCTCCGCACGCCCCGCTCGCCCCGCAACCTGGATAATCAGCTGCGCCATTCGTTCACTGGCTCGAAAGTCAACGCTGAACAAGCCTTGATCTAGATCAATCAAACCCACCAAGGTCACCTTGGGGAAATGATGACCTTTTGCAAGCATTTGCGTGCCAATCAGAATATCTGCTTCTCCAGAACGGGCTTGCTCTACCTTATCAGCCAAGCTGCCTTTTCGCCGAGTGGTATCGCGATCAATTCGCAAAACAGATTTATCCGCAAACCAGCTTTTAATAACCCCCTCCAACCGCTCCGTACCCTGTCCAATATTAACAAATTCTTTACCCTGACAATCAGGGCAATGAGTCGGTGCTTTTTGGCTAAAACCGCAATGATGACAACGTAATTCATGCCTAGCCTGGTGATAGGTTAAATTCGCATCACAACTTGGGCAACTCGCTTGCCAGCCACAATCATGACACATTAACACTGGTGCATAACCACGTCGATTTAAAAATAATAACACCTGATTACCGGCAGCTAAATGGGTTTCCATTGCCGCTTTTAATAACGCCGAAACCCCTTCCATCAGACGTTCACCGCGAATATCCAGCAAACGTATTGAGGGCATTTGAGCACTACCTGCGCGTTGCTTTAAGCTCAGCCGTTGGTAGCGTCCTTGCTCGACGTTATAGAGCGATTCCAAACTCGGCGTTGCGGAACCCAATACCACCGGCACGCCAGATAGCTGGGCGCGGCGCACCAATAAGTCGCGCGCTGAATAGCGAAAACCTTCTTGCTGTTTAAACGACAGATCATGCTCTTCATCAATAATACACAGTCCCAAATTAGCAAAGGGCGTAAACAAGGCGGAGCGCGTACCCAGCAATACCTTAACCTCACCATTACGAATCAATTGCCAAGCACAATGACGCTCTTGGTCGTTTAAGCCTGAATGGAGCGCGGCCACGGGTTGCTGTAAATAAGCCTCAAAGCGTTGCGCCGTTTGAGGTGTTAGGCCAATTTCAGGCACTAATACCAGCGCTTGCTTGCCTTGGGCCAATACCGATTCAATCATCGCCAAATAGACTTCTGTTTTACCGCTGCCGGTTACACCTTGCAATAAAAACGCGGCGAACTGATCCTGTTTAGCAACCACCTCATCGACGGCGGTTTGCTGCTCAGGATTAAGCAGGTGGCTCGGTTTAGTGCCAAAGACAGTAGTCGCTAAGCAAGAGCCCTCTAACTCATCAATCCAGCCTTGTTCTATCCAGCGTTTAACCAACGGACGCCAATGTTCAAATTGCTGGTTAAGCTGGCTTGACGACCAGGCCTGGTCGTTACTAAAGGCTTGCCAAAGCGCTCGTTGTTTATGCGCGTTTTTAGCCAGTTGTTCAAGCTCAATATTTCGCCCCTTAATTGAACGCCGCCATTGAACCAGGCCTGGTAACTTACTAGGCTCGCCTGCACGTAAGCGTTTAGGTAGTGCTGCCATCACAACCTCACCGATAGGTTCATGATAATACTGAGCTGCCCAGCGCAAAAACTGCAATTCGTTCTCACTAAACAGCGGCTGATCATCTACGAGCTCAAGCAGGTTTTTGAGCTTTTTCGGGTCACAGTCCGAATCCGCTTTCAGCCCAACCACTAAACCAATTTTGGTTTGGCGACGAAAAGGCACCCGCACCCGTACGCCTGGCTTTATATCGGACGTGTTCATGCTTGGCTCAACGCCATAGTCAAGTGCTATTAAAAACGGGCCTGGTAAGGCTACCTGAATAATCATCGCTGCTCTTTTTTTGAAAAATTTACTGCAAACAAGTAGGCTGTCATTAGCTTTATTAAAAGGCACAAACCTGCTTCTAAAGAATCCTTGAATTCGCATATTAAGTGCAATCTCATTTAAGCCGCTAATAAATCAACCGCTTTTCCTAAAAACAGCTCAACAGGTTGCTTTCCTTCTCGTGTTTTTCGGGGGCGAGTGTTGAGCCGGTACATAACAAAATCTATTTGCTCTTGGGTAACTTCATTAAAGTCGGTTCCCTTTGGGAAATACTGGCGGATGAGGCCGTTGGTGTTTTCATTTATGCCTCTTTCCCAAGATGAGTAAGGGTGTGCAAAGTAGATCTTTGCGTTTAATTCTTTTGCCATACGTTCGTGGTCGGCAAATTCTAAACCATTGTCATAGGTTATGGTATGAATCTGCTCGGCCATAGGCTTGAGAACTTTTATGGCTCTATCTGCAAGGTCACTGGCATTCTTGCCCATAAGCTTGACGATAATTGTATAGAGCGTTTTTCTTTCAACCAATGTATAAATCGCGCTTTTTCGGTCTTTGCCGATAATGGTGTCACCTTCCCAGTCGCCAATTCGGCTTTTTTCATCGACAATCTCTGGGCGCTCGTCAATGCTAACCGCATTCTTGATTCTTCCACGTCGATCATAACTTCCATAGCGCTTTCTATGCGTTTTGTGTAAATGCCTAAGGTGTTGATACAGTGTGCCTTGTTGCTTTTTATCGGCCAGAACCATGCGATAGATTGTTTCATGATGCAACCTTACAATGTCGTTTTTTTCAAGGTAGAAACAGACCTGATCTGGACTAAGCTCCTGTTGAATTAATATCTTCACCTTGTCCTTAATGGCCTCTGTGAGCTTAATGGCTTTTAGGGCAGCACCTCTTCGTTCTACACTAAATTGATTGGCCTGCTTAGGCCGGTATCCTCGCATCCCTGTATTGCGCTTTATTTCGCGCCCAATGGTTGAGGGGTGACGTTCTAAGTGCGAAGCAATTTCTTTTTGTGACAAGCCTATTTTCAAATAGGCTTGTATTTGGTATCGTTCATCAATGGTCAACTGTTTATAGTTCATTGCAATTTCCTGTGGTAAGAAAATTAGCATTCTATTTCAGTTGGCCTTTTTTCTTACAAGTTAATTGCACTTGTTATGCGAATTCAAGATCTGTTAAGGCCTAACCCAACCCTCCACCAACTCCTTGAGGTGCGGGCGTTTTTTGTATATCAGTTCAGGTACTTATAAACCCAGGTTTTTCGCGACAGTTTAACTCAACTTCCTAACCGTGCCTTGCTTTATCAACAACTCAATATCGAGCTTAGAAAAGCAAAATACAATGGTTAAAACTGGCTTTGTTGTTTATTGATCGTGATCGTTTTATCGGCTGGAAAAGTTGCTCAACATATTATTGATATGCTGACCCCACGCTAGCGAGTTGATCAACACGAAATAGACATTGGCGCAGGACGAAATAACAACAAAGCTTACCAAAAAACCGCGCACTGAGTCCCGGTGAAATTGATCATTATAAAACACTACTGAACACCAAAGACTTTTCTCAATAAGTCAGTAGTTTGCTCAAGGGGGTTTTCACGAATCTCGGCCTCTTTTTTGGCTAAATAATAAAATAAGCCATCCATGCCTTTATCGGTTGTATGGCCAATCAAATCCGCTTTGATATCCGGTACGAACGGTGATTTTTTGTACTGCGCCATCGTTTGGTCCTACACCCTGACTGCACCGACCTCATTTAAAGATTGCTCGATAATCGGCCGCATTTGCTGCTTAAGGTCATCACTGGTTTTTTCACGTAAAAACTGAGTCGCCGAATCATTTGGCCCATGATACATGGCTTGCAAATCATCAAAATCCATACTCGAAATAGCTTGAACAAATAGCGCTTTGGCTTTCGGTGCGGCCAGCTCAGCTGCTTCATTCAACTTCAACTCTAGCTCTTCGGTATAACGCCCCATCCCCATGCGCGAAAGCACAGCTTCAACTCGCTTCATTTGATCCGGCAAAGAAATACGAATCAAATTATCATTGGCATAGCCCCCCACAGCGCCCAATTGCGCCACAACCTTCTCTGAACCCATCGTTAAAGCTTGACGAAAAGCCTGCGCCAACTCGTCATTCGAAAAGCCTCGCAACGTGCCAGTTGCCTGACTGACATCTTGAGTTTGAACCACCTCAGAAACCGCCTCTTTTGCTTTCGACCACCAATTAGCTTGCGCACTCATTGACAAACTGCTTAACCCTATTACCGCAACCGCTGCACTTTTTCTAATCACCGCCCCGCTCCTATTAAAACTAAAACTTATTGGAATAATTATACATGTCTAAACACAGCAATAAGACCAAAAAAAACCCACCAGGCCTGGTATCAGACCGATGGGTTTTTTATTTTAGCGAGCGGTTTAAGGCGTTATGTTCTGGTCAAGCTTTTTTGGACACTTGGTGTTTACAGTTTTAATATTCATAGACGATAATTCATCGCTCGATGTATAACGCCTAATTAAGTTGTAGTAGCGCATGTAGTTAGCTACATCTTGGCACTCAAACCCATCGCGGTGCTATTCCTTGTATAAATTATTTGTCGCTAAGCGGTTAACACCTGCCTACCGACTCACACGGGTTAAAAATTAGTGAATGACCCACATCGCATCAGACACCAAACACATCCCCCCCAAGGATCGCAACACCGGACGAATCGTTTCAACAATCGCCACGGCTTCCTCCTCGGAACAAGCAATCAGCACATAACTATTGTCGAAGGTGTTGCTAAAAATATCACCCCCTCTTAACCCTCTATCCCCATTACCGTACGCTTCCTTGATCACGGTATAGCTGGTAATGTTTATTTTTGCTAAAGATGCGAGTAGATTGTCTACTTCATGTGCATCCACAATAAACTCAACACGTTTTACGGCTTTCATAATTAACTCCACAGAAAACTAATTACAGCAAAATACAAGGGGATACCAATCACGATATTAAACGGAAAAGTAATCCCTAACGACATACTAAAGTATACCCCAGGCTTCGCTTCGGGTATGGCATAACGACAAATAGCCGGCACCACAATATAGGAACCACTGGCTACCAATACAGCCAATAGCAACGCATCGCCTTGACCCATCCCAACCATGTAAGCCAGTCCAATAGCCAAACTAGCATTAAACATCGGCAATAGAGCCGCAAAACTGATTAAAAACGCATCCAGTTCCTTCGTTTGACGCAATTGACGCGCAACCAACAAGCCCATTTCTAACAAAAAGAACGCCAAGACACCTTTGAAAATAGCATCGGTAAAAGGTGCCATCATGACGTTACCCGCATCGCCAGTAATATAGCCAATCACCAAACTACCAATCAATAATAAATGGGCGCCATCGGTAAAGGCTTCATGCAACACGGATTTAACAGCAATCGGCTTTTTTTGGTAATTGGTCACCACGGGCACACCACTACTCGTCTCCGCTTGTGCCTGTTGTTTGCGCACAATTGCTGCCAGCAACACGGCCATGATAATGGCCGGTGATTCCATTAACACCATAGCAACCGTCATATGACCACCAAACTCTACACCAACATTGGTTAAGTATTGTTGTGCGGCAATAAAAGTAACCGCGCTAACTGAACCATAGGTTGCCGCAATTGCCGCAGCATTAAAGGCACTGGTGCGCTTGCGCAAAATTAAAAACGTATAGGCCGGCACTAAAAAAGCCATAAACAAAGCCGCCGCAATCGCAATCATGGCGGTGGAGGTAAAGCCGCTCGCAGATAAGGCTACGCCACCTTTAAAACCGATAGCAACTAATAAATAAAGTGAAAAGAACTTGGCAATGGCCGGTGGAATTTCTAGATTTGACCGCACCGCAGCGGCAAATAACCCAAAAAAGAAAAACAAGATGGCCGGGTCAATCAGGTTGTTTACTAATGATAAATCCATTATCACGACTCCTA
The nucleotide sequence above comes from Thiomicrospira sp. R3. Encoded proteins:
- a CDS encoding methyl-accepting chemotaxis protein; the encoded protein is MKQNLPVTSNERLIADGMSLVSETDLQGNITSANAAFVEVSGYSLEELIGQPHNIIRHPDVPERWFEDLWSQLKQGEAWHQYLKNRCKNGDYYWVEANIAPVFKKGDCVGYKSVRTPVARELIPKIEQSYQQVKAGKVILRQGVITTPWREKIAKWSPLPKKSILKQIMIPLVIMAVTWSVLLQFYLQSVADDLFQSAVVERYEVLQNNLASEIQGVGTIALTNAVGIASNSAVIYGLSDKQQVVLWQIIQVNYQHYVETAGLSGMGLAIYDEQLIQQTQAGAPISLQRLPTKPLMEIVFEQGQGYVRAVVPVPFGERILGAVVMSMPLSHVATMENAGDRLYASLLAQTNNLSLIPNNDTSLDQQIAQLMQGLNLNQILDIGYLIHDDHLIILEKITDQNGQIIGAHMIAEPMTILNRVLSDSYFMIYVAQAAMSGGFILLLIQVFGRLKFSILRPLKQMTDKMDFAAENGSLSIRTESLSQDEIGRVGRSFNHYLTSVQHLMVSVSDMMQAISQGQLTQRIEADSKGDLETLKNQVNDSADQIAKVLGEIQGAIESLQLSNYNYQVVGEYQGDYAKMNTGLQMAMSDTRLAVEAINRVMESIASGEFSDRLTVALSGDLENLKTNINHSLDQLETGISETVDVVVSQSEGDLTQRITGQYEGKLQVMAEAVNTSMNNMANVVNELQIAACTVSDASNQIAAGSTDLSDRIQTQAATLRQTVGSMDAITVVVKNNADRTHQAALLAKDAKHKAQDGSEVMRQALSAMTEMADSSQKIADIIGLIDSIAFQTNLLALNAAVEAARAGEQGRGFAVVAGEVRALAQKSAAASSEIRGLIELSVKQVASSQGLVGKTSKAFSAIVDQILQMHSLIGEISSANVAQTDSIEQLNKAIDGLDTVTQQNAALLKETASVADTLRGEASDMQQQVGFFRIETDKALPKKLT
- a CDS encoding TIGR03545 family protein, translated to MSDVVQPNTHQANASKQAEEPTVNKTKKTPKSPKSPKGWIRWSGIVLLIVILGGLFALGYLLSSLMLKNKVENLASQAWGAKVEIQQLGFSFNPLGIRIEKLAVTDPEQPMQNLFVIDDITLTVNLYHLVVKRFVVEDLRLQGLALDVPRKTSGALPLKPIKPVLEEGREGGVFNLPSVNLPGIDEILARERLETLALASALKDQSEQAAEQWKAIEQRLPREEQLKQYKIDIDRLFDGSVRDLEDLKQRQEALKTLQQRWVQDKLAIRDAQNFVRNQTRDLRQGMGDLVDMPRQDVNRIMATYSFDEEGLSNITYLLFGETVQEKLDLALDWYRKAQPLIAWVEQYRADQAKAQPPKSTKPPRSQGETIAFVEFDPQPKFMIKRIDFDGKLNWGDLVAHVRDVNFDHAFSQKPVRFNVSARPQTQANPLILEGQSTNLGSQRVITQVKANWADYQIKDWRLSDSSRLPIKITEAQNQFSAEASFEGVRRMDVALIFDYQNTRFDLSEATSRDVQRYMAPAFESINAFKVEAGLSGRIYAPRFSASSDLDRHLTSGFKQVFQQELAQLKQDLEQKLRAELAVYQASLEQRVIALGVDEEKVREVAAHINDIEAYAQAQAKEAEQALRQRARDELDKVEAAAREKLDQERAKLEAEKKQAEEEAKKKLEQELRQRLRF
- a CDS encoding TIGR03546 family protein, whose translation is MGTLIQLFKALNANQYPGQIAMSLTLGMLLGLTPFFSPHTILTLLLIFILRVNLAGVLVSWAIFTGFAYAFDPLFHQFGLWVLSHPSLLELWTQWYNDAFWRFLNFNNTIVMGSVVFAYCFAPLFFVFSWVMIRIYRQRFLVWVNKFKIVQVLKASDKAAFASRFIK
- a CDS encoding primosomal protein N' — encoded protein: MIIQVALPGPFLIALDYGVEPSMNTSDIKPGVRVRVPFRRQTKIGLVVGLKADSDCDPKKLKNLLELVDDQPLFSENELQFLRWAAQYYHEPIGEVVMAALPKRLRAGEPSKLPGLVQWRRSIKGRNIELEQLAKNAHKQRALWQAFSNDQAWSSSQLNQQFEHWRPLVKRWIEQGWIDELEGSCLATTVFGTKPSHLLNPEQQTAVDEVVAKQDQFAAFLLQGVTGSGKTEVYLAMIESVLAQGKQALVLVPEIGLTPQTAQRFEAYLQQPVAALHSGLNDQERHCAWQLIRNGEVKVLLGTRSALFTPFANLGLCIIDEEHDLSFKQQEGFRYSARDLLVRRAQLSGVPVVLGSATPSLESLYNVEQGRYQRLSLKQRAGSAQMPSIRLLDIRGERLMEGVSALLKAAMETHLAAGNQVLLFLNRRGYAPVLMCHDCGWQASCPSCDANLTYHQARHELRCHHCGFSQKAPTHCPDCQGKEFVNIGQGTERLEGVIKSWFADKSVLRIDRDTTRRKGSLADKVEQARSGEADILIGTQMLAKGHHFPKVTLVGLIDLDQGLFSVDFRASERMAQLIIQVAGRAGRAERKGEVLIQTHHPEHPLLRTLVAQGYQAFARQALAERKATQLPPYGFQILIRAESFDPQHALDFLAQIKSLLLAIAVATPCEVWGPVSAPMERRQGRYRYHLLLQSDQRRSLQAWLSAVEADIYALPSASKVRWHLDIDPQMLN
- a CDS encoding IS30 family transposase; protein product: MNYKQLTIDERYQIQAYLKIGLSQKEIASHLERHPSTIGREIKRNTGMRGYRPKQANQFSVERRGAALKAIKLTEAIKDKVKILIQQELSPDQVCFYLEKNDIVRLHHETIYRMVLADKKQQGTLYQHLRHLHKTHRKRYGSYDRRGRIKNAVSIDERPEIVDEKSRIGDWEGDTIIGKDRKSAIYTLVERKTLYTIIVKLMGKNASDLADRAIKVLKPMAEQIHTITYDNGLEFADHERMAKELNAKIYFAHPYSSWERGINENTNGLIRQYFPKGTDFNEVTQEQIDFVMYRLNTRPRKTREGKQPVELFLGKAVDLLAA
- a CDS encoding transcriptional regulator → MKAVKRVEFIVDAHEVDNLLASLAKINITSYTVIKEAYGNGDRGLRGGDIFSNTFDNSYVLIACSEEEAVAIVETIRPVLRSLGGMCLVSDAMWVIH
- a CDS encoding sodium-dependent bicarbonate transport family permease, with the protein product MDLSLVNNLIDPAILFFFFGLFAAAVRSNLEIPPAIAKFFSLYLLVAIGFKGGVALSASGFTSTAMIAIAAALFMAFLVPAYTFLILRKRTSAFNAAAIAATYGSVSAVTFIAAQQYLTNVGVEFGGHMTVAMVLMESPAIIMAVLLAAIVRKQQAQAETSSGVPVVTNYQKKPIAVKSVLHEAFTDGAHLLLIGSLVIGYITGDAGNVMMAPFTDAIFKGVLAFFLLEMGLLVARQLRQTKELDAFLISFAALLPMFNASLAIGLAYMVGMGQGDALLLAVLVASGSYIVVPAICRYAIPEAKPGVYFSMSLGITFPFNIVIGIPLYFAVISFLWS